From one Candidatus Woesearchaeota archaeon genomic stretch:
- the rpsG gene encoding 30S ribosomal protein S7, with protein MSEVLAFNKWSTQGITVADPGLKKYINLEPRIVPRTGGKNVKTRFHKSKTFIIERMMNRLQVSGHTGKKHVRSSGHNTGKAQLVYNTMQRALEIIEERTKENPIAVVVGAIENAAPREEVIAIEYGGARYPKAVEMSPSRRVDFALRQLVTAATTKSFDSKKAIEVALADEIVNAYKLSNQSVAISKKNEIERQADSSR; from the coding sequence ATGAGTGAAGTTCTAGCATTCAATAAGTGGTCAACTCAAGGCATTACCGTCGCAGATCCAGGCCTTAAAAAATACATCAATCTTGAACCTCGCATCGTTCCTCGAACAGGAGGTAAGAATGTAAAGACTCGATTCCACAAGTCAAAAACATTCATCATTGAGCGTATGATGAATCGCCTGCAAGTCTCAGGTCACACAGGTAAAAAACATGTTCGTTCATCAGGACATAACACAGGAAAAGCTCAATTAGTGTACAACACCATGCAAAGAGCGCTTGAAATTATTGAAGAGCGTACAAAAGAAAATCCTATTGCAGTTGTTGTTGGGGCTATTGAAAACGCTGCTCCTCGTGAAGAAGTTATCGCAATTGAATATGGTGGTGCTCGCTATCCAAAAGCAGTTGAGATGAGTCCTTCTCGACGCGTGGATTTTGCTCTTCGTCAACTTGTAACTGCTGCTACAACGAAGTCTTTTGATTCTAAGAAGGCAATTGAAGTTGCTCTTGCAGACGAGATTGTTAACGCTTACAAATTGTCTAACCAATCAGTCGCTATTTCTAAGAAAAACGAGATTGAACGACAAGCAGATTCTTCTAGATAA